In Bombus terrestris chromosome 6, iyBomTerr1.2, whole genome shotgun sequence, a single window of DNA contains:
- the LOC100646180 gene encoding gamma-tubulin complex component 2 — protein sequence MSEFKLHHLVVELIGLLGSSSAPEKHVEKLQKEGIPTSASALTIVASQSSICNLAKNSPIPELFLQKYEELKAKKVDLLGLFIQVLELISEDKVLKDYLAKGASNLSSICTKNAAITTEDLPQICKNVIKAAVEGEKKLNKQVCAITKKTESSVIKHNWVYERPRITWDFYNEPNAMPCQKVVPIVSQESILLWDILYCLKGIDGTYIVSEPLTSPYAVKTFNISPDVCISYKQLTQQILPLASHYSMTARFVEEKVLPEDGQVNHALRGAIKSLLKDYLLFVVQLEMEHVRGKLNLQKLWFYIQPTMFAMFILFQITSTICKANAKGGKVLSLLHEQANNINGEAKFKELCLFLIQTASVPYMQILEKWVYKGVICDPYEEFFVEDNELIHREELPIDYSADYWEKRYTMRPERTPTFLNEQAQTILRTGKYFNVIRQCGKTVQWGKQEPLIYQHQGQKYIATIDRAYSEAAKTLLEVLIHENDLMGRLRSVKNYFLLAQGDFVVQFMNLCETELNKNMYDIVIHRLASLLEVALRMSTADSDPYKDDLKPELLPYDLQFQMFRILSIQTREEKEYCFQTDKILTGLEAFVFNYDVKWPVSLILNRKAIACYQMLFRHLFYCKYIERRLCRVWVSNKIAKTFTHNAAMSYRQAFSLRQRMLDCIQHLAYYMMVEVIEPNWLTFLSKMSKVSNVDDVLSVHQDLQDSYLKECMLTDPDLLGCITGICAACLEFCNFMERMSPYYIDAELTSMIGAYQEDVYDSEDEDGDIYKENAASFEETIISLDEKFTQVLIRLLDRICDLGCDNNNEKLLNVFCRLDFNLFYTDILIRRGREKTLQEDVSG from the exons ATGAGCGAATTTAAATTACATCACTTAGTGGTTGAATTAATTGGATTACTCGG cTCATCATCTGCACCAGAAAAGCATGTAGAGAAATTACAAAAAGAAGGGATACCAACGAGTGCAAGTGCTTTAACTATTGTTGCTTCACAAAGTTCTATTTGTAATTTGGCAAAAAATTCTCCTATTCCTGAATTGTTTCTTCAAAAATATGAAGAATTGAAAGCAAAGAA ggTAGATTTATTAGGTTTGTTCATTCAAGTATTGGAACTCATATCTGAAGATAAAGTATTAAAGGATTATTTGGCTAAAGGAGCATCAAATTTGTCATCAATTTGTACAAAAAATGCTGCTATTACTACAGAGGATCTACCACAg ATTTGTAAGAATGTAATTAAAGCTGCTGttgaaggagaaaagaaattaaataaacaagTATGTGCAATTACAAAGAAAACAGAGTCATCTGTAATAAAACATAACTGGGTGTATGAGAGGCCTAGAATAACATGGGACTTTTATAATGAACCAAATGCAATGCCGTGCCAAA AAGTTGTACCAATAGTTTCTCAAGAATCTATATTACTTTGGGACATTTTATATTGCTTGAAAGGTATAGATGGAACTTACATCGTTTCTGAACCTTTGACAAGTCCATATGCAGTGAAGACATTTAACATATCTCCAGATGTTt GTATATCTTACAAACAATTGACACAACAGATATTACCCCTTGCATCTCACTATTCTATGACAGCTAGATTTGTTGAAGAAAAAGTTTTACCAGAAGATGGTCAAGTAAATCATGCTTTAAGAGGAGCTATAAAAAGTTTACTGAAAGATTATTta tTATTTGTTGTACAGTTGGAAATGGAACATGTACGAGGCAAATTAAATTTGCAAAAGTTGTGGTTTTACATTCAACCAACAATGTTCGCAATGTTTATTCTCTTCCAAATTACATCAACCATATGTAAA GCGAATGCAAAAGGTGGTAAAGTGCTCAGTCTTTTGCATGAACAAGCAAATAATATTAATGGAGAAGCAAAGTTTAAGGAATTATGTTTGTTTCTTATACAAACAGCAAGTGTTCCATATAtgcaaatattagaaaaatgggTATATAAAGGAGTGATATGTGATCCATATGAAGAG TTTTTTGTAGAAGATAATGAATTAATTCACAGAGAGGAATTGCCTATAGATTATTCTGCAGATTACTGGGAAAAAAGGTACACTATGAGACCAGAAAGAACTCCTACATTTCTTAATGAACAGGCACAAACAATTTTGAGAACTGGAAAATACTTTAATGTAATTAGACAATGTG GCAAGACAGTCCAATGGGGAAAACAAGAGCCTTTAATTTATCAACATCAAGGGCAAAAATATATAGCTACTATTGATAGAGCATATTCTGAAGCTGCAAAGACCTTATTGGAAGTTCTTATTCACGAAAATGATTTAATGGGTCGGCTTCGTagtgtaaaaaattatttccttcTTGCACAAGGAGATTTTGTG GTTCAATTTATGAATCTTTGTGAAactgaattaaataaaaatatgtatgatattgtcATTCATCGATTAGCATCTCTTCTTGAAGTTGCATTGCGTATGTCTACTGCAGACTCAGATCCGTATAAGGATGATCTAAAACCAGAACTTTTACCATATGACCTTCAATTTCAAATGTTTAGAATACTCTCTATTCAAACCAGAGAAGAAAAag AGTATTGTTTTCAAACTGATAAGATCTTAACTGGCTTGGAAgcatttgtatttaattatgatGTTAAATGGCCTGTTTCTTTGATACTCAACAGAAAAGCTATAGCTTGCTATCAGATGCTGTTCAGACACTtgttttattgcaaatatatagaAAGACGTTTATGCag aGTATGGGTGagcaataaaattgcaaaaacttTTACTCACAATGCAGCAATGTCGTATAGACAAGCATTTTCTTTGAGACAAAGAATGCTGGACTGCATTCAACACTTAGCTTATTATATGATGGTTGAAGTTATAGAACCAAACTGGCTTACCTTTTTAAGTAAAATGAGTAAG GTCAGTAACGTGGACGATGTTTTAAGTGTGCATCAAGATCTTCAAGATAGTTATTTGAAGGAGTGCATGTTAACAGATCCTGATCTTCTGGGCTGCATAACAGGAATTTGTGCTGCTTGTCttgaattttgcaattttatggaG CGTATGAGTCCATACTACATTGACGCCGAATTGACATCCATGATTGGTGCCTATCAGGAAGATGTCTATGATTCTGAG GACGAAGATGGAGATATCTACAAAGAGAATGCAGCCAGTTTTGAAGAAACTATCATATCACTGGATGAGAAATTTACTCAAGTATTAATTCGTCTTTTAGATAGAATATGTGATCTAGGATGTGATAATAACAACGAAAAACTTCTTAATGTCTTTTGTAG gtTAGATTTCAATCTATTTTATACCGATATTTTGATACGACGTGGAAGAGAAAAGACTCTGCAAGAAGATGTTTCTGGCTAA
- the LOC100649769 gene encoding mucin-1 produces the protein MGGMTQRPWTPTKRRGPIAAEYSSPGPACVTLPPLIGKTVPDSKRGRAPAFSFGSRHATKNDSPGPGPGQYNVSGLSSKGKDAAQASSLHGRTKSTKQEVTPAPGDYNPEKAGKIIMDSSPKYSFGIKTQTEKISCTPAPNDYCTEKVNLDKTPEYSFGLKPVLDKSSDIPAPGTYCPEKVRLNNTPQFSFGLRPSLEKPSDTPAPGTYSPEKANLDKGPQYSLTGKGRVEKPDNTPAPGTYCPEKVKLDTTPQFTFGLRTPLEKISDTPAPGTYNPEKVNLDKSPQYSLSGRHFYDKVDNNPAPGTYAPEKVNLDKAPQYSFGIRTPLDKPNTNPAPGDYCPEKVNLNKGPEYSLSGKGSSEKPIDNPAPGTYSPEKVNLSKGPQYSLYGKGISEKPNDNPAPGTYSPEKVNLDKGPQFSLSGKGLPEKPNDNPAPGTYSPEKVNLDKGPQYSLSGKGTLEKSNDNPGPADYYPEKVLNLEHKPYFSFGNRKPLEKPRDTPAPGTYSPEKVNLDKSPRYSFGLKTSYEKTSDIPAPGSYHPEKVNLNKSPHYSFGVKPEVHETDSIPGPGEYSPEKAMLLLEKALRFTFGLRTSINRPDDIPAPNVYNIPSALGGTKEGNKKTAPAYSISGRQKVSTDDRVLVPGPGTYEAVKPDAVRVKSPAYSISARYQLPDDHSQIPGPGAHCPEKVILDIPPAHSFGIRHSPYICNLKDVVY, from the exons ATGGGTGGCATGACACAAAGACCGTGGACACCAACAAAGAGGCGAGGTCCTATCGCTGCAGAGTATAGTAGCCCGGGTCCTGCTTGTGTAACATTACCACCATTAATCG GAAAAACTGTTCCCGACTCGAAACGAGGCAGAGCGCCCGCTTTCTCGTTTGGCAGCAG ACACGCGACGAAGAATGACAGTCCTGGACCGGGTCCTGGTCAATACAACGTTTCCGGGCTTAGTTCCAAAG GTAAAGATGCTGCACAAGCATCATCATTGCATGGTCGCACAAAATCCACGAAACAGGAAGTGACACCAGCTCCTGGCGATTATAATCCGGAAAAAGCCGGAAAGATTATAATGGATAGCTCACCGAAATATTCATTCGGGATCAAAACGCAAACCGAGAAGATTAGTTGTACACCTG CACCAAATGATTACTGCACCGAAAAGGTGAATCTCGACAAAACCCCCGAATATAGTTTTGGGTTGAAACCTGTACTGGACAAATCAAGCGATATACctg CACCTGGTACTTACTGTCCGGAAAAGGTAAGATTGAACAATACACCGCAATTCAGTTTTGGACTCAGGCCTTCCCTCGAAAAACCGAGCGACACCCCAG caCCTGGCACGTATAGCCCTGAAAAAGCCAATTTGGATAAGGGTCCTCAATACAGCCTTACTGGGAAAGGACGAGTAGAAAAACCTGACAACACCCCTG CGCCAGGTACATATTGTCCAGAAAAAGTAAAATTGGATACAACACCTCAATTTACTTTTGGTCTGAGGACACCTCTCGAAAAAATAAGCGACACTCCAG CCCCTGGTACTTACAATCCTGAAAAAGTCAATTTGGATAAGAGTCCCCAGTATAGTTTAAGCGGAAGACATTTTTATGATAAAGTAGATAATAATCCAG caCCAGGAACTTATGCACCTGAAAAAGTAAATCTTGATAAGGCACCACAGTATAGTTTTGGAATAAGAACACCTCTTGATAAACCAAACACTAATCCAG CACCTGGAGATTATTGTCCAGAAAAGGTGAACTTGAATAAAGGTCCAGAATATAGCTTAAGTGGTAAAGGATCTTCTGAGAAACCAATTGATAACCCTG CACCAGGTACGTATAGTCCTGAAAAAGTAAATTTAAGCAAAGGTCCACAATATAGTTTGTATGGAAAAGGAATTTCAGAAAAACCAAACGATAATCCAG cACCAGGCACTTATAGTCCTGAGAAAGTAAATTTGGACAAAGGTCCTCAATTCAGTTTATCTGGTAAAGGTTTACCAGAGAAGCCTAATGATAATCCAG CACCTGGAACATACAGCCCTGAGAAGGTAAATTTAGATAAAGGGCCCCAATATAGCTTATCAGGAAAAGGTACACTGGAAAAATCCAATGACAACCCAG GCCCTGCTGATTACTATCCAGAGAAAGTACTAAATTTGGAACATAAACCTTATTTCAGTTTTGGTAATAGAAAGCCCTTGGAAAAGCCTAGGGATACACCAG CTCCTGGTACTTATTCTCCAGAAAAAGTCAATTTAGATAAATCGCCACGTTATTCGTTTGGTTTAAAAACATCTTACGAAAAAACTAGTGATATACCTG CTCCAGGAAGTTATCATCCTGAAAAGGTAAATTTGAACAAATCACCTCATTATAGTTTTGGAGTTAAGCCTGAAGTACACGAAACGGATTCGATACCAG GTCCAGGTGAATACAGTCCAGAAAAAGCTATGCTTTTATTGGAAAAAGCATTGCGATTTACTTTTGGTCTTAGAACAAGTATAAATAGACCAGATGATATTCCAG CTCCGAACGTTTATAATATTCCTTCTGCTCTCGGCGGAACAAAGGAAGGAAACAAAAAAACAGCACCGGCTTACTCTATCTCTGGTAGACAGAAAGTTTCTACAGATGATCGTGTTTTAGTTCCTGGACCTGGAACATACGAAGCTGTTAAACCAGATGCAGTCAGAGTGAAAAGTCCTGCTTATAGCATAAGTGCCCGCTATCAGCTGCCCGATGATCATTCCCAGATTCCAGGACCTGGAGCTCATTGTCCAGAAAAA GTAATTCTTGACATTCCTCCAGCACATTCATTTGGTATTAGACACTCACCATATATATGCAACCTGAAGGACGTCGTTTATTAA
- the LOC100647458 gene encoding transient receptor potential cation channel protein painless, which translates to MDPEDENLQMHLLHDYTTNSTKSQIIYRLLLDYLRTKNIKHFKCLVEQSLKKQPAIIDVNYAYPNRSNETCLDIACKNGLPEFVKFLLEKGAKVNRVNEAHNRGPIHFATENGYADVLSILLDERTINPNLEAGQQTALHMAVKKNDLNCASLLLEKGASPNIPNVQGLTALHKAAMKGQKDMVNLILERTTHVLNLDTYKDYNHQTTREVLEKKLPNIQLPPVEKQGVNVYDLKYYLNANDEMNFLKCLEMVENEAVNNVAKDLIEMAVERNFKNAVITLLKKTRGTGCNLEKAANLAVQQGLPHILREILETDVDVTSDLLLNACIELGIPNKEGSGNMEDRLECLNLILEREDVDVRCTDSKGNTPLHYAARADCREAVTLLLEKGSYIGHMNNFGVPPVEDISVSTLSQYFDNCIQARKKRTNEYTIEFDYKCLVPHDTLYTMNQQKNTISQGRREMDVFQYIAGNSGLKHILKHPLLSSFLYLKWHRIRHILHLNLAFYILFYLLLNTYILQVTYITRDSQISANSSVQINEEINGSTSIYILHIFTGIVTALLAFREILQLFSSPCHYVCSLENWIEIVLIILGFVILSGITMQVATIVILLSALEMVILLGKHPRMSTGIEMFKKVSLNFVRFLLLYVFLILGFAFSFFIILKDDNENFSDPGHSLFKTIIMFTGEFNSNDIVFVSHSILNYFIFIFFIFFIAIVLFNLLNGLAVSDTAEILEKAELVGLISRIQVLAYIENLVVRAPFTCKARCSICYGFLHGFEYNPLAFLVRKVLLFPTYLSTGKLSVEPYDILFYHNVESDKDSSEVFPAFKMDPYIMKQAKDVLLRKGQESNNEKIFNKLDKLEKRFATMEIILSSIKQKIENNNFNVEEAGN; encoded by the exons ATGGATCCTGAGGACGAAAACTTGCAAATGCACCTTCTACATGATTACACTACGAATTCTACAAAATCTCAAATCATATACAGGCTACTCCTAGATTACCTACGAACCAAGAACATCAAACACTTCAAGTGCCTTGTTGAGCAGAGTTTAAAAAAACAACCAGCTATCATCGACGTAAACTATGCTTATCcgaatcgatcgaacgaaactTGCTTGGACATTGCCTGCAAGAATGGTCTCCCGGAGTTCGTGAAGTTTCTATTGGAAAAAGGTGCGAAGGTAAACAGGGTGAACGAAGCCCACAACCGTGGACCGATTCACTTCGCTACCGAAAATGGATATGCGGATGTCCTCAGTATATTATTGGACGAACGTACAATAAATCCAAACCTGGAGGCTGGGCAGCAAACGGCTCTGCATATGGCGGTGAAAAAGAATGACCTGAATTGCGCGTCGTTGCTTCTGGAAAAAGGCGCTAGTCCCAATATTCCCAATGTCCAAGGTTTAACCGCTTTGCATAAGGCGGCAATGAAGGGTCAAAAAGACATGGTGAACCTGATTCTGGAAAGAACCACACATGTCCTCAATTTGGATACTTACAAGGACTATAACCATCAAACGACTAGAGAAGTGTTGGAGAAGAAGCTGCCAAATATTCAGTTACCCCCGGTCGAGAAACAAGGCGTGAATGTTTATGACTTGAAGTATTATTTAAACGCTAATGATgagatgaattttttaaaatgctTGGAGATGGTCGAAAACGAGGCGGTGAATAACGTAGCGAAGGATTTGATTGAAATGGCCGTGGAAAGGAACTTCAAGAATGCGGTTATTACATTATTGAAAAAAACAAGAGGAACTGGATGTAACTTGGAGAAAGCTGCGAATTTAGCGGTTCAACAAGGCTTGCCACATATCCTTCGTGAGATATTGGAGACTGATGTTGATGTTACGAGTGACTTACTGTTGAACGCTTGCATAGAGCTTGGTATACCGAATAAAGAAGGGTCGGGAAACATGGAGGATCGACTGGAATGTTTAAATCTGATCCTGGAAAGAGAAGACGTGGATGTTCGGTGCACAGATA gCAAAGGAAATACTCCACTTCATTATGCAGCCAGGGCTGACTGTCGAGAGGCAGTGACATTGCTACTTGAAAAAGGAAGCTACATCGGTCACATGAACAATTTCGGCGTTCCACCAGTTGAAGATATTTCCGTGTCCACCCTATCCCAATATTTCGATAACTGCATACAAGCTAGGAAAAAACGAACAAACGAATATACAATCGAATTTGACTACAAATGTTTAGTACCTCACGACACCCTTTACACGATGAATCAACAGAAAAATACAATTAGTCAGGGCAGACGAGAAATGGATGTTTTTCAATACATCGCTGGCAACAGTGGCTTAAAACATATATTGAAGCATCCTCtgttatcttcttttttatatctaaaATGGCATCGAATAAGACACATCCTGCACCTAAACTTGGCattttacattttgttttatcttctGTTGAATACATACATTCTACAGGTCACTTATATCACGAGAGACTCGCAAATATCTGCGAACTCGAGCGTACAGATAAACGAGGAGATAAATGGATCAACTTCCATCTACATTCTGCATATATTCACTGGTATCGTAACAGCATTGCTTGCATTTAGGGAGATCCTCCAATTATTCTCATCACCGTGCCATTATGTATGCAGTTTGGAAAATTGGATCGAAATAGTGTTGATAATATTAGGATTCGTTATTTTAAGCGGTATAACTATGCAAGTTGCAACTATTGTGATATTACTATCTGCTTTGGAAATGGTGATCCTACTTGGCAAGCATCCTCGAATGTCTACAGGTATCGAGATGTTCAAAAAAGTGTCTCTCAACTTCGTACGttttttgttactttatgtatTTCTTATCCTAGGTTTcgcgttttctttctttatcatcCTTAAGGATGATAACGAGAACTTTTCAGATCCTGGGCACTCTCTGTTCAAAACCATCATCATGTTCACTGGAGAATTCAACTCCAATGACATTGTCTTCGTGTCGCATTCGATTCTCAACTATTTTatcttcatcttcttcatcTTTTTCATCGCGATAGTTTTGTTCAATTTACTGAACGGTTTGGCAGTCAGTGACACAGCAGAGATCCTCGAAAAGGCAGAGTTAGTTGGATTAATTTCTAGGATACAGGTTCTTGCTTATATTGAAAATCTGGTTGTTCGAGCACCTTTTACATGCAAGGCACGATGTTCAATTTGTTATGGTTTCTTGCATGGCTTTGAATACAATCCCTTAGCGTTTCTCGTTCGAAAAGTTCTTCTCTTTCCAACTTACTTGAGTACTGGTAAATTGAGCGTGGAACCGTacgatattttgttttatcacaACGTAGAATCAGATAAAGACTCCAGCGAGGTGTTCCCTGCCTTCAAAATGGATCCGTATATCATGAAACAGGCTAAAGATGTACTATTGAGAAAAGGTCAGGaatcaaataatgaaaaaatattcaataaattggATAAATTGGAAAAAAGATTCGCGACGATGGAAATTATATTGAGTTCCATTAAACAAAAGATtgagaataataattttaatgttgAAGAAGctggaaattaa